ATCATGTTCCTGACTTAACAAGTATCCAGTAGACAAAAACCTTGTAGAGCCTGTAATTGTTCAAAAAGAGAAAAAGGAGTTAAAGATTACACATATCATTTAATTATGCTCAATTTATTCTCAATTACTTCTCACCACTTTATTAATCAGCAGAGTAATAACTTATATGATAATACTCATTATTCAGTTTTATATATTCAGTCTTGTTGTCGCGCATGATGTTAGCAAACTCCGTCATATTCCCATTATGGTCAAAAGGGAGCTTAATATCTTTTCCAGGATTACTTATTGCTTCTTTGACATAGGGGTATTTCTCGATATCTGCTAAACTGAATTCTACATATTTCTCTGGAGTATCTTGAAGTTTATCCGCGCGAACATACGTGCCTGCGCCAGGCTGATAAATCATCAAAAAGAAAATAAGGCATATTACTAGAACCGCAAAAGAAATAGCTGCTAAAATTTTTGTCCTTGCTTTCATTTAATAAATTCTCCAAGCACACTATAAAAATAAATGTAGGATTAAATCCTGCATGAAACGATTTAAAAAATATTTCTATTAGTTTCAATAATTTGATCGCAATTACTGCACCAATTATCTGTCGACATCATAAACGTGTATGTCATTATGCATGTTGGACCAGC
This window of the Methanosarcina mazei S-6 genome carries:
- a CDS encoding DUF948 domain-containing protein, coding for MKARTKILAAISFAVLVICLIFFLMIYQPGAGTYVRADKLQDTPEKYVEFSLADIEKYPYVKEAISNPGKDIKLPFDHNGNMTEFANIMRDNKTEYIKLNNEYYHISYYSAD